From the genome of Acidobacteriota bacterium, one region includes:
- a CDS encoding efflux RND transporter periplasmic adaptor subunit, with amino-acid sequence MKKSLIRNTWLIPAALVVGLALGLLVPGKSGDAADQGPAADPSPPQIWTCSMHPQVRLPEPGDCPICGMDLIPVPLGDESEGLGEYHDPHVHTLSAEAAALAEIRTVPVVSAETGYELRLTGKIAVDERRIAAVTADVTGRIERLFVNFTGQAVRKGQKLAEVYSPELVTAQQELLEAAKLKSVYPALHEAAREKMRLWNISQDQIEAVESRGHVLAVFDIAAPADGVVLARNIARGDYASRGDVLFEIADLRTVWVLFDAYESDLAWIRPEQTAVFTVEALPGREFLSTVRFIDPQIDMRTRTAAVRAEVSNADGALKPGMFVRAKIAASIAGAEATLLVPRTAVLWTGPRSVVWIRRPGEHTVFEMREITLGPRAGDYDTIVSGLAEGEEVVIHGVFALDAAAQLSGRYSMMNRPESVPGEIPPLFLKQFDGVTGGYLALQQALAFSQLEKGRESVKAMLSSLAGVDMSLLREPYHGKWMKLRAGLSDALEVARKASDLEALRAAFLPLSLLLIEISETFGPSREPLYIAHCPMAFDNSGGDWITAEPKIENPYFGDRMFSCGDIKGRITRSKQDDKKRPPLPASTHIH; translated from the coding sequence TTGAAAAAGAGCTTAATCAGAAATACGTGGCTGATCCCCGCCGCCCTGGTCGTCGGATTGGCCTTGGGGCTTCTCGTGCCGGGAAAGTCCGGAGATGCCGCCGATCAAGGGCCGGCCGCCGATCCATCACCACCACAAATTTGGACTTGCTCCATGCATCCCCAGGTCCGGTTGCCGGAACCGGGAGATTGCCCGATCTGCGGCATGGACCTCATCCCGGTCCCCCTAGGCGATGAATCCGAGGGTCTCGGTGAATATCACGATCCGCATGTCCACACGCTGTCGGCCGAGGCGGCGGCCCTGGCCGAAATCCGGACCGTTCCGGTCGTATCGGCCGAGACGGGGTACGAACTTCGCCTGACCGGAAAAATCGCCGTCGACGAACGGCGCATCGCCGCCGTCACGGCGGATGTCACCGGCCGGATTGAGAGACTCTTTGTGAATTTCACGGGACAAGCGGTCCGGAAAGGTCAGAAACTGGCCGAAGTGTACTCTCCGGAACTCGTGACCGCGCAACAGGAACTTCTGGAAGCCGCAAAGCTGAAATCCGTCTATCCGGCGCTTCATGAGGCGGCTCGTGAAAAAATGCGCCTCTGGAACATCTCTCAAGATCAGATCGAGGCCGTCGAGAGCCGCGGCCATGTCCTCGCCGTTTTCGACATCGCCGCGCCGGCGGACGGCGTCGTCCTGGCCCGAAACATCGCCCGGGGCGATTATGCATCACGCGGCGACGTTCTCTTCGAGATCGCCGACCTCCGGACCGTCTGGGTCCTGTTCGATGCTTATGAAAGCGACTTGGCCTGGATTCGCCCGGAGCAAACCGCCGTCTTCACCGTTGAAGCCCTGCCGGGCCGGGAATTCCTCTCAACCGTGCGGTTCATCGACCCGCAGATCGACATGCGGACGCGGACGGCCGCCGTCCGGGCCGAAGTTTCGAATGCCGATGGAGCGCTGAAGCCCGGAATGTTCGTCCGGGCCAAAATCGCCGCCTCGATCGCAGGCGCGGAGGCAACGCTTCTTGTTCCCCGGACGGCCGTGTTGTGGACAGGTCCCCGTTCCGTGGTCTGGATTCGCCGTCCGGGAGAACACACGGTTTTCGAAATGCGGGAAATCACTCTGGGACCTCGCGCCGGCGATTATGACACCATCGTCTCGGGACTGGCCGAAGGCGAAGAGGTCGTCATTCACGGGGTTTTCGCGCTCGACGCGGCGGCCCAGTTGAGCGGCCGGTACAGCATGATGAACCGGCCGGAGAGCGTTCCTGGGGAGATTCCCCCGCTGTTTCTCAAACAATTCGACGGCGTAACCGGAGGATATCTCGCTCTGCAACAAGCCCTGGCCTTCTCCCAATTGGAAAAAGGCCGGGAATCCGTCAAGGCCATGCTTTCGTCCCTGGCCGGCGTCGACATGTCTCTCCTGCGCGAACCCTATCATGGAAAATGGATGAAGCTCAGGGCCGGTCTGAGTGACGCGCTTGAAGTGGCCCGCAAAGCCTCCGATCTTGAAGCACTGAGAGCGGCTTTCCTTCCGCTCAGTCTACTTCTCATTGAAATCAGCGAAACGTTCGGGCCTTCACGTGAACCGCTCTACATCGCCCATTGCCCCATGGCCTTCGATAATTCGGGAGGAGACTGGATCACGGCCGAACCCAAAATCGAAAACCCCTATTTCGGCGACCGGATGTTCTCCTGCGGAGACATCAAGGGCCGGATCACCCGGTCGAAGCAGGATGATAAGAAACGGCCGCCGCTGCCCGCCTCCACGCATATTCATTGA
- a CDS encoding efflux RND transporter permease subunit, with translation MINSIIRFFLENKLVAALLFIILAAWGLAVAPFDWNIPLLSRNPVPVDAIPDIGENQQIVFTEWMGRSPQDIEDQITYPLTASLLGLPGVTSIRSTSMFGFSSVTIIFHERIEYYWSRSRVLEKLNTLPRDLLPPGVNPVLGPDATALGQIFWYTLEGRDGDGLPAGGWDLHELRAIQDFHVRPALSSAEGVSEVASVGGFVKEYQVDLDPEAMQAHGVGLMEITEALRMSNRDVGAQTIEFNLVEYYVRGLGTIKSPDDIEQAVVRVSGNIPLRIRDIARVTIGPAPRGHGGILDKGGSEAVGGVVVARFGENPLEVIRNVKTLIGQTAPGLPSRTLEDGRVSRVTIVPFYDRTQLIYETLGTLRDAISLQILITMIVIVVMVFHLRASLMISALLPLAVLMCFVMMKQFRVDANIVALSGIAIAIGTMVDLGIILSENILRHQKEAPPGRPLIETVFNASAEVSSAILTAVSTTIVSFLPVFTLQAAEGKLFRPLAFTKTFALIAALVITLLMIPALAHGLLSLKTKGKTRRLFWNGILFAAGLASLFFLPWAGLILVALGANNLLALSGRVPERLQWISRNSQTVNILIVTLGIGGLLASAWRPLGVHNSLGVNLLFVLLVIGLVLGTFKIFIRLYPRILKGCLSHKTAFLLIPALIILAGIFIWRGMGREFMPSLDEGAFLLMPTSMPHSGMEANIRTLSELDRRVEAIPEVETVVGKAGRAESSLDPAPMSMFENVILYKSEYKTGPDGRPIRFQVDAEGVFVRNGDGRLVPDRRGRYFRQWRDHIRSPDDIWSEIVRVTRSLPGVTSAPKLQPIETRLVMLQTGLRAPMGLKVFGPDLETIETFSLTLEHLLKDVPSVKPESVFADRSLGKPYLEIELNRRAMGRYGLNVEDVQHVIETAVGGMTLTMTVEGRERFAVRARFAREWRDDPEMLKRVPVSTPAGPFVHLGEIAEIVYRPGPMMIRGENAFLVGYVLFDRKSGVAEVTAVEDARRILDDKIADGELSVPAGVRFQFSGNYENQVRASQRLAVVIPLVLAVIFLILYFQFRSAAVSLMIFSAVALAFAGGFIMLWLYGQDWFLNVSLFGVSLRELFNMTNVNLSVAVWVGFIALFGIATDDGVVMATYLKQSFRKHRPADRTAIRQAVLEAGLRRVRPCLMTTATTLLALLPVLTSSGRGADIMIPMAIPAFGGMTVALITLFVVPVLYAAREEFLIRGKPERFQKDE, from the coding sequence ATGATCAATTCGATCATCAGGTTTTTTCTCGAAAACAAGTTGGTCGCAGCCTTGTTGTTTATTATTTTAGCGGCCTGGGGCCTTGCCGTCGCTCCCTTCGACTGGAACATCCCCCTTCTTTCCCGCAATCCCGTCCCTGTCGACGCCATTCCGGATATCGGAGAAAACCAACAGATCGTCTTCACGGAATGGATGGGGCGCAGTCCCCAGGATATCGAAGATCAGATCACTTATCCGCTGACGGCGTCTCTTTTAGGTCTTCCCGGCGTGACCAGCATCCGCAGCACATCCATGTTCGGCTTCTCCAGCGTAACGATCATTTTTCACGAGCGCATCGAGTATTACTGGAGCCGCTCGCGTGTTCTTGAAAAGCTCAACACACTTCCCCGCGATCTTTTGCCCCCGGGTGTCAACCCCGTTCTCGGGCCCGACGCCACGGCTCTCGGCCAAATTTTCTGGTACACACTTGAAGGCCGGGACGGCGACGGACTTCCGGCGGGAGGATGGGATCTTCACGAACTGCGCGCCATTCAGGATTTCCACGTTCGTCCGGCCCTCTCCTCGGCGGAAGGCGTCTCCGAAGTGGCCTCGGTCGGCGGCTTCGTGAAGGAATACCAGGTCGATCTCGACCCGGAGGCCATGCAGGCTCACGGCGTCGGCCTGATGGAGATCACCGAGGCTTTGCGCATGAGCAACCGGGATGTCGGCGCCCAAACCATCGAATTCAACCTTGTCGAGTATTATGTCCGCGGCCTCGGCACGATCAAAAGCCCTGACGACATCGAACAGGCTGTTGTCCGCGTCTCCGGGAACATTCCCTTGCGGATCCGGGATATCGCCCGCGTAACGATCGGGCCTGCACCTCGCGGCCACGGCGGGATTCTCGACAAGGGAGGAAGCGAAGCCGTCGGCGGCGTCGTCGTGGCCCGTTTCGGTGAAAATCCCCTTGAAGTCATTCGCAACGTCAAGACCTTGATCGGGCAAACCGCGCCGGGACTTCCGTCAAGGACACTCGAAGACGGCAGAGTCTCCCGTGTCACCATTGTTCCTTTTTACGACCGGACTCAGCTCATCTATGAAACACTGGGCACGCTTCGCGATGCCATCAGCCTGCAGATCCTCATCACCATGATCGTTATCGTCGTGATGGTCTTTCATCTTCGGGCCTCTCTCATGATCTCGGCGCTTCTTCCTCTCGCCGTCCTCATGTGTTTCGTCATGATGAAGCAGTTTCGTGTCGATGCCAACATCGTGGCTCTTTCCGGTATCGCCATCGCCATCGGAACCATGGTCGATCTTGGGATCATTCTGAGTGAAAACATCCTCCGTCATCAAAAGGAGGCGCCTCCGGGCCGTCCCCTCATCGAAACGGTTTTCAATGCATCCGCGGAGGTGTCCTCGGCCATCCTGACGGCCGTTTCCACAACAATTGTCAGTTTCCTCCCCGTATTCACGCTTCAAGCCGCTGAAGGAAAACTTTTCAGGCCTCTGGCTTTCACCAAGACCTTCGCTCTCATCGCGGCTCTGGTCATCACGCTCCTGATGATCCCGGCACTGGCTCACGGCCTGCTTTCCCTGAAGACGAAAGGCAAGACACGGCGGCTTTTCTGGAACGGAATCCTTTTCGCGGCCGGACTTGCCTCCCTGTTCTTTCTCCCCTGGGCCGGGCTGATTCTGGTCGCTCTCGGCGCCAACAATCTTTTGGCTCTTTCGGGCCGCGTTCCGGAACGGCTTCAATGGATTTCCCGGAATTCCCAAACCGTCAACATCCTCATCGTCACCCTGGGCATCGGAGGCCTTCTGGCATCCGCATGGCGTCCCCTGGGCGTCCACAACAGCCTGGGCGTTAATCTTCTATTCGTTCTTCTCGTCATCGGGCTCGTCCTCGGAACCTTCAAAATCTTCATCCGCCTCTATCCCCGCATTCTCAAGGGGTGCCTGTCTCATAAGACCGCTTTTCTGTTGATTCCGGCTCTTATCATCCTGGCCGGAATCTTCATCTGGCGCGGAATGGGCCGGGAATTCATGCCCTCCCTGGACGAAGGCGCTTTTCTTTTGATGCCGACATCCATGCCCCACTCCGGCATGGAAGCCAACATCCGCACCCTTTCCGAGCTTGACAGGCGCGTCGAAGCCATTCCGGAAGTGGAAACCGTCGTCGGCAAAGCCGGACGGGCGGAAAGCTCTCTGGATCCCGCTCCCATGTCCATGTTCGAAAATGTCATCCTCTACAAAAGCGAGTACAAGACGGGTCCCGACGGCCGCCCGATCCGATTTCAAGTCGATGCCGAGGGTGTTTTTGTCAGGAACGGCGACGGCCGTCTTGTTCCCGACCGCCGGGGACGGTATTTCCGCCAGTGGCGCGACCACATCCGCTCTCCCGACGACATCTGGAGCGAAATCGTCCGGGTCACCCGATCCCTCCCCGGAGTCACTTCGGCACCCAAGCTCCAACCCATTGAAACACGGCTGGTGATGCTCCAGACAGGCCTGCGGGCGCCCATGGGTCTTAAGGTTTTCGGCCCCGATCTGGAGACGATCGAGACCTTCAGCCTGACTTTGGAACACCTTCTCAAGGACGTGCCCTCCGTCAAGCCGGAATCCGTTTTCGCCGACCGGAGCCTGGGGAAACCTTACCTGGAAATCGAGCTCAACCGGCGAGCCATGGGCCGCTACGGCTTGAACGTGGAGGACGTCCAGCACGTGATCGAAACAGCCGTCGGCGGCATGACCCTGACAATGACCGTCGAGGGCCGCGAGCGGTTCGCCGTGCGGGCCCGCTTCGCCCGCGAGTGGCGCGACGATCCCGAGATGCTGAAACGGGTTCCCGTTTCGACACCCGCCGGCCCTTTCGTTCATCTCGGCGAAATCGCCGAAATCGTCTATCGTCCGGGACCGATGATGATCCGCGGTGAAAACGCCTTTCTCGTGGGTTATGTTCTTTTCGACAGAAAAAGCGGCGTTGCGGAAGTCACGGCCGTCGAGGACGCCCGACGAATTCTTGACGACAAGATCGCCGACGGCGAACTGTCCGTTCCCGCCGGCGTCCGCTTTCAGTTCTCCGGAAATTACGAAAACCAGGTGAGAGCGTCGCAACGCCTGGCCGTCGTCATCCCCCTGGTCCTGGCCGTCATTTTCCTCATTCTTTACTTCCAGTTCCGGTCCGCAGCGGTCTCCCTGATGATCTTTTCCGCCGTGGCCCTGGCCTTCGCGGGCGGTTTCATCATGCTCTGGCTCTACGGTCAGGACTGGTTCCTGAACGTCTCGCTTTTCGGAGTGTCTCTCAGGGAACTCTTCAACATGACGAACGTGAATCTCAGCGTGGCGGTTTGGGTGGGTTTCATCGCCCTGTTCGGGATCGCCACCGACGACGGCGTGGTCATGGCCACTTACCTGAAACAAAGCTTCCGGAAACACCGGCCGGCGGATCGGACGGCCATCCGGCAGGCCGTGCTTGAGGCGGGACTCCGAAGAGTCCGGCCTTGTTTAATGACCACGGCAACCACCCTTCTGGCCCTGCTTCCCGTTTTGACCTCGAGCGGGCGGGGGGCCGACATCATGATTCCGATGGCCATCCCCGCTTTCGGCGGGATGACGGTTGCGTTGATCACGCTTTTCGTCGTTCCGGTTCTTTACGCAGCCCGGGAGGAATTCCTAATCCGGGGAAAACCGGAGAGATTCCAGAAAGACGAGTGA
- a CDS encoding TolC family protein, which translates to MTLKTRFIGPVLALAVVFFSFSPASGAGQTLEDILRMVESENPELKALTSEYLASVEKIAQARGLPDPQLSAGIFLRPMERYMGDQTAGFQAMQMFPWPGTLGDAGREAAAMAQARFEAWREARSRLLFDAKAAWYAFYILDRELSITRETLILLHSLEDIARTKFSVGESGTMPGKPSKPGIPGKIMSGAGSGGGMERMAGMPGSDAPKSAGTASSAMRGAMPMMAGSGAGLADLLLIRMEILEIENRLEFLDDDRAVAAARLNGFMDRNPREPVELPEALPTAEMPLSPENANEKIGRNNPMLKMLESEGLALSAKESMNRKMGRPMFGLGLQYETFRPRRDQEGHDRKMSMLMPMVTVSIPLWRKKYAAAIGETRLQLKALEDKERDARNWLTVGYQEALARFRDAERRIALSGELAGLARQALDIMTAGYSTGGSDFEEILRLQRRLLDLRLKLIEAEADRNIAVALVERLMGE; encoded by the coding sequence ATGACCCTAAAAACACGCTTCATCGGACCGGTCCTTGCGCTCGCCGTCGTCTTCTTCAGCTTCTCGCCGGCGTCGGGCGCGGGTCAAACTCTGGAAGATATCCTGCGCATGGTTGAGTCGGAAAATCCCGAACTGAAGGCCCTGACCAGCGAATACCTGGCCTCTGTCGAGAAAATCGCCCAGGCCCGGGGACTCCCGGACCCGCAACTTTCGGCCGGAATCTTTCTTCGGCCGATGGAACGCTATATGGGCGACCAGACCGCCGGTTTTCAGGCCATGCAGATGTTCCCCTGGCCCGGAACGCTCGGCGATGCCGGCCGGGAAGCGGCCGCCATGGCCCAAGCCCGCTTCGAAGCCTGGCGGGAAGCCCGAAGCCGTCTGCTCTTCGATGCCAAAGCGGCCTGGTACGCATTCTACATCCTCGACAGAGAACTCTCCATAACCCGGGAAACTCTGATTCTCCTTCACAGCCTGGAAGATATCGCCCGGACGAAATTCTCCGTCGGTGAATCAGGAACAATGCCGGGCAAGCCGTCGAAACCTGGAATCCCCGGAAAAATCATGTCCGGGGCGGGATCGGGCGGCGGCATGGAGCGCATGGCCGGTATGCCAGGAAGCGATGCGCCCAAGTCCGCCGGCACGGCATCATCCGCCATGCGGGGAGCCATGCCGATGATGGCCGGGTCCGGCGCCGGCCTGGCGGATCTTCTGCTGATCCGCATGGAAATCCTGGAAATTGAAAACCGGCTTGAGTTTCTCGACGACGACCGGGCCGTCGCTGCCGCGCGGCTCAACGGTTTCATGGACCGCAATCCACGGGAACCCGTCGAACTTCCGGAAGCGCTGCCAACCGCGGAAATGCCCTTATCTCCGGAGAATGCGAACGAAAAGATCGGCCGCAACAACCCGATGCTGAAAATGCTGGAATCCGAGGGCCTGGCCCTCAGCGCCAAAGAGTCCATGAATCGCAAAATGGGCCGGCCGATGTTCGGACTGGGGTTGCAATACGAAACATTCAGGCCGAGGCGGGATCAGGAAGGCCATGACCGGAAAATGAGCATGCTGATGCCGATGGTGACGGTCAGCATCCCTCTGTGGAGAAAGAAATATGCGGCCGCGATCGGAGAAACCCGGCTGCAATTGAAGGCCCTCGAGGACAAGGAGCGGGACGCACGCAACTGGTTGACCGTCGGATATCAAGAGGCCCTGGCCCGATTCAGGGACGCCGAAAGACGGATCGCTCTATCCGGTGAACTCGCCGGGCTGGCCCGGCAGGCGCTGGATATCATGACGGCCGGATATTCCACGGGCGGGAGCGATTTCGAGGAGATTCTCCGGTTGCAGCGCCGGCTGCTGGACCTGCGGCTGAAACTCATCGAGGCCGAAGCCGACCGGAACATCGCCGTGGCCCTGGTCGAAAGATTGATGGGAGAGTGA